One region of Natronorubrum aibiense genomic DNA includes:
- a CDS encoding cupin domain-containing protein, protein MAATSKKHPEATRAVDLDQFEGMDVSQVDDDRARLRAYFPLTPGMPNGTDAGATETMLVCIELEPGNYLPSHRDSNEELLVATSGRVEATVGDETISLEAGQCAVVPKMEPHGLENTGDETAHIIGFFPNTELTATFEAPLEPFGTAEITIEPAATDEPRDE, encoded by the coding sequence ATGGCAGCCACATCGAAAAAGCACCCAGAAGCAACTCGAGCCGTCGACCTCGACCAGTTCGAGGGGATGGACGTATCTCAGGTAGATGACGACCGCGCCCGGTTGCGCGCGTACTTCCCGCTGACGCCCGGGATGCCGAACGGAACCGACGCCGGCGCGACGGAGACGATGCTCGTCTGTATCGAACTCGAGCCCGGCAACTACCTTCCCAGCCACCGGGATAGCAACGAAGAACTCCTCGTCGCGACCTCGGGACGGGTCGAGGCGACGGTCGGTGACGAAACGATTTCCCTCGAGGCGGGCCAGTGTGCCGTCGTCCCCAAGATGGAACCGCACGGGCTCGAGAACACCGGCGACGAAACCGCCCATATCATCGGGTTCTTCCCGAATACCGAACTGACAGCCACGTTCGAAGCGCCACTCGAGCCGTTCGGAACGGCGGAGATAACGATCGAACCCGCTGCGACCGATGAGCCACGGGACGAGTAG
- a CDS encoding deoxyhypusine synthase, giving the protein MTDDESRDHVVPGSDEALSTDDVRGYDFRGEFDFGELLESYATTGFQATQLAEAIDIAERMQDEDATIYLTCTSNIISSGLREVVAALIRKGYVDVLITTSGSLTEDVIKTEKPFKMGEWDADEAELRERGINRLGNIFVPSDRYVWLEEYLYDFFDDFFAEEKVRTPTEFARELGETLDDEDSVLKQAADNDVPVYCPALTDAEVGNFLYYYRQGYDSEVGIEILDDYDSLIEDGLLSDTTGLIAVGGGVPKHHAIMTNLFRGGADYVVYISTGMEGDGSLSGAPPNEAVSWGKIKEAEKNYTQIEAEATLVFPLLVAAAFE; this is encoded by the coding sequence ATGACCGACGACGAGTCCCGCGACCACGTCGTCCCGGGCAGCGACGAGGCGCTGTCGACGGACGACGTTCGTGGCTACGACTTCCGCGGCGAGTTCGATTTCGGCGAGTTACTCGAGTCCTACGCGACGACCGGCTTTCAGGCGACACAGCTCGCAGAGGCGATCGACATCGCCGAGCGAATGCAAGACGAGGACGCGACGATCTACCTGACGTGTACCTCGAACATCATCTCCTCGGGACTGCGCGAAGTCGTCGCGGCCCTCATTCGGAAAGGGTACGTCGACGTGTTGATCACCACCTCCGGCTCGCTGACCGAGGATGTCATCAAGACAGAGAAGCCGTTCAAGATGGGCGAGTGGGATGCAGACGAGGCCGAACTTCGCGAACGCGGCATCAACCGACTCGGGAACATCTTCGTCCCCTCCGACCGGTACGTCTGGCTCGAGGAGTACCTGTATGACTTCTTCGACGACTTCTTCGCGGAGGAGAAGGTCCGAACGCCGACCGAGTTCGCCCGCGAACTCGGCGAGACCCTCGACGACGAGGATTCGGTCCTGAAACAGGCCGCGGACAACGACGTGCCGGTGTACTGTCCGGCGCTGACCGACGCCGAAGTCGGGAACTTCCTCTACTACTACCGACAGGGGTACGACTCGGAGGTCGGCATCGAAATTCTGGACGACTACGACTCGCTGATCGAAGACGGCCTGCTCTCCGACACGACCGGCCTCATCGCCGTCGGCGGCGGCGTCCCGAAACACCACGCGATCATGACGAACCTCTTCCGTGGCGGCGCGGACTACGTCGTCTACATCTCGACGGGGATGGAAGGCGACGGCTCGCTGTCGGGTGCTCCGCCGAACGAGGCCGTCTCGTGGGGGAAGATCAAGGAAGCCGAGAAAAACTACACCCAAATCGAAGCGGAGGCGACGCTCGTCTTCCCGCTGCTCGTGGCGGCTGCGTTCGAGTAA
- a CDS encoding AMP-binding protein, with protein sequence MSENTTEPSLEDVDEIVHEPSEAFVESTNVAAFMETYGIDDYEDLIERTTTDLEGVEASSVDWFWDELVDYLGIEFYEDYDTVRDDSEGPQFTDWYPGGELNVAHNVVDRHAAIENERRNKVATIWEGEDGEVREITYHELNRQSNQVANALEDRGIETGDTVGLYMPMVPEVVSILYGCFKVGAIAVPIFSGFGVDAAATRIADSECSVLFTGDGFYRRGSPVYLKGAADEAIDEAGHVEETIVFDRLGSSDAGSEYDVPWDADRDEWWTDAVESQDDDYGTKSLDSSQESMLLYSSGTTGKPKGIVHTHAGVQMQSAKELHFGFDLKPSDRFFWVSDIGWMMGPWTLIGTHSFGGTVFMYEGAPDHPQPDRFWEMIDRHKLTQFGISPTAIRALRKHGDEWLSGHDLSSLRLLGSTGEPWDPESWQWFYENVGNGEAPIINISGGTEICGCFLMPMPTEPLKPCTLGGPGLGMDIDIVDASGESVKEDHERGYLVARDSCPSMTKSLWSGDERYLAEYWSRFEDMWNHGDWAQKDEDGFWFLHGRADDALNVAGRKVGPAEVEGALIDHESVNQAAAIGAPDDTTGTAVVTYVVLEDGVDETDDLREELRAQVGEELGKPFRPREVLFVDEFPKTQSGKIIRRAIEATYTGEDLGDMSSIENPDALGEIEDAR encoded by the coding sequence ATGTCCGAGAACACAACCGAGCCGAGTCTCGAGGACGTCGACGAGATCGTTCACGAACCGAGCGAGGCGTTCGTCGAATCGACCAACGTCGCTGCGTTCATGGAGACGTACGGGATCGACGACTACGAGGACCTGATCGAGCGCACAACGACCGACCTCGAGGGCGTCGAGGCGTCGAGCGTCGACTGGTTCTGGGACGAACTCGTCGACTATCTCGGCATCGAGTTCTACGAGGACTACGACACGGTGCGAGACGACAGCGAGGGGCCGCAGTTCACCGACTGGTATCCCGGCGGGGAACTCAACGTCGCCCACAACGTCGTGGATCGCCACGCCGCCATCGAGAACGAGCGGCGAAACAAAGTGGCGACGATCTGGGAGGGTGAAGACGGCGAGGTTCGCGAGATAACCTACCACGAACTCAATCGCCAGTCGAATCAGGTCGCAAACGCCCTCGAGGACCGCGGCATCGAGACGGGCGATACGGTCGGCCTCTACATGCCGATGGTGCCCGAGGTCGTCTCGATCCTCTACGGCTGTTTCAAAGTCGGCGCGATCGCCGTCCCCATCTTCTCGGGCTTCGGCGTCGACGCAGCCGCGACCCGGATCGCGGATTCGGAGTGTTCGGTGCTGTTTACCGGCGACGGCTTCTATCGTCGCGGCAGTCCGGTGTACCTGAAAGGCGCTGCCGACGAGGCGATCGATGAGGCAGGCCACGTCGAGGAGACGATCGTCTTCGACCGACTCGGCTCGAGCGACGCCGGCTCGGAGTACGACGTTCCGTGGGACGCCGACCGCGACGAGTGGTGGACCGACGCCGTCGAATCCCAAGACGACGACTACGGAACGAAGTCGCTCGACTCGAGTCAGGAGTCGATGCTGCTGTACTCGTCGGGCACCACGGGCAAACCGAAAGGGATCGTCCACACGCACGCGGGCGTGCAGATGCAGAGTGCCAAGGAACTCCACTTCGGCTTCGATCTCAAGCCGTCGGATCGGTTCTTCTGGGTCTCCGACATCGGCTGGATGATGGGGCCGTGGACGCTCATCGGCACCCACAGCTTCGGCGGCACGGTCTTCATGTACGAGGGGGCACCCGATCATCCGCAGCCGGATCGCTTCTGGGAGATGATCGACCGCCACAAGCTCACGCAGTTCGGTATCTCGCCCACCGCAATCCGCGCGCTGCGAAAGCACGGTGACGAGTGGCTCTCCGGCCACGACCTCTCCTCGCTTCGGCTGCTCGGCTCGACGGGCGAGCCGTGGGACCCCGAATCGTGGCAGTGGTTCTACGAGAACGTCGGAAACGGCGAGGCCCCCATCATCAACATCTCTGGGGGCACCGAGATCTGTGGCTGTTTCCTGATGCCGATGCCGACCGAGCCGCTGAAACCCTGCACGCTGGGCGGTCCCGGCCTCGGAATGGACATCGATATCGTCGACGCGTCGGGCGAGTCGGTCAAAGAAGACCACGAACGCGGCTACCTCGTCGCGCGCGACTCCTGTCCCTCGATGACCAAGTCGCTGTGGTCGGGCGACGAACGCTACTTAGCGGAGTACTGGTCGCGGTTCGAGGACATGTGGAACCACGGCGACTGGGCCCAAAAGGACGAGGACGGCTTCTGGTTCCTCCACGGCCGCGCCGACGACGCGCTGAACGTGGCGGGCCGGAAGGTCGGCCCCGCGGAAGTCGAGGGCGCGCTCATCGACCACGAGTCGGTCAATCAGGCCGCCGCGATCGGGGCTCCCGACGACACCACCGGTACCGCCGTCGTCACGTACGTCGTCCTCGAGGACGGCGTCGACGAAACTGACGACCTCCGCGAGGAACTGCGCGCACAGGTCGGCGAGGAACTGGGGAAACCGTTCCGGCCACGTGAGGTGCTGTTCGTCGACGAGTTCCCCAAAACGCAGTCGGGCAAGATCATCCGTCGCGCCATCGAGGCCACGTATACGGGCGAGGACCTCGGCGACATGAGCAGCATCGAGAACCCCGACGCCCTCGGGGAGATCGAGGACGCGCGATAG